One Micromonospora sp. WMMD812 genomic window carries:
- a CDS encoding malectin domain-containing carbohydrate-binding protein has translation MTVTNTGSAPLEVRISEQKRTSDGGHETADLPWLTLTGAAATGTVTLAAGKSTTVTATADNAGVEPGVLVGDVLVASNAGKGETQLKPVRLATSAYWKGVDVGGSGHVGADGFVWSPDQELGRRPWGYVGGKARATKADIAGTKEDALFRTQRTGDTFSYVSRNAPAGTYRIGLDFAEIEKVKAGKRAFDVLVDGKPVLHDHDVQATVGALTADMNTVTVEHAGVDLKIELLREKGEDAPILNALRVQEDPRL, from the coding sequence GTGACCGTCACCAACACCGGCTCCGCCCCGCTCGAGGTGCGGATCAGCGAGCAGAAGCGCACCAGCGACGGCGGGCACGAGACCGCCGACCTTCCGTGGCTGACCCTCACGGGCGCGGCCGCAACCGGCACGGTCACGCTCGCGGCCGGCAAGTCCACCACGGTCACGGCGACGGCCGACAACGCCGGCGTCGAGCCCGGTGTGCTCGTCGGGGACGTACTCGTGGCGTCGAACGCCGGCAAGGGCGAGACCCAGCTCAAGCCGGTCCGCCTGGCGACCTCGGCCTACTGGAAGGGCGTCGACGTGGGCGGATCCGGGCACGTCGGTGCCGACGGCTTCGTCTGGTCGCCCGACCAGGAGCTCGGCAGGCGGCCGTGGGGCTACGTCGGCGGCAAGGCGCGTGCCACCAAGGCCGACATCGCCGGCACCAAGGAAGACGCGCTGTTCCGCACCCAGCGGACCGGCGACACGTTCAGCTACGTGTCCAGGAACGCCCCCGCCGGGACGTACCGGATCGGCCTCGACTTCGCGGAGATCGAGAAGGTCAAGGCCGGCAAGCGTGCCTTCGATGTTCTGGTCGACGGCAAGCCCGTGCTCCACGACCACGACGTGCAGGCGACGGTGGGCGCGCTGACCGCGGACATGAACACGGTCACCGTCGAGCACGCCGGTGTCGATCTGAAGATCGAGCTTCTCCGTGAGAAGGGCGAGGACGCCCCGATCCTCAATGCCCTGAGGGTCCAGGAGGACCCGCGCCTATGA
- a CDS encoding low temperature requirement protein A, producing MGRASEPAQTGGIMRGEEDAQQASFLELFFDLVLVFALVGVVSRMVPDLLSDNVGARWLSLLYTVVLALPLLWLWTTTAYVTSRFDYRNRWIQLLVLVSAFGLLIMATSLYQFEQRGADFAVVYVVLHIGRPLVLRPLLREHEKVRALYTRLAIWASISGVIWLAGAAMGGNHRLALWSIAITVDMVVARIRWPVPGMGRPPTSAWAMASSRYLPERYQQLLLIALGETVLSIGLAYANNPATLAAKAALVVTFMTSVLMWRIYFYRAGQVLAEAVELSSNRAAAGGIVGVAHLLMVLGITVAAAGSEIVLAHPSGPSKPAWLVVILGGPALFLFGRSRLERVVFNRLAVRRLVGIGVLVLLAPPLLFGPPLLAAIVAAVVLLGVAVADARRAAGQPPEAPSPSA from the coding sequence ATGGGGCGTGCATCGGAGCCGGCGCAGACCGGGGGGATCATGCGCGGCGAGGAGGACGCCCAGCAGGCCAGCTTCCTGGAGCTGTTCTTCGACCTGGTGTTGGTCTTCGCCCTGGTCGGGGTCGTCAGCCGGATGGTTCCGGACCTTCTCTCCGACAACGTGGGCGCGCGCTGGCTGTCGCTGCTGTACACGGTCGTTCTGGCCCTGCCGTTGCTGTGGCTGTGGACGACCACGGCGTACGTCACCAGCCGGTTCGACTACCGCAACCGCTGGATTCAGCTGCTGGTCCTGGTCAGCGCGTTCGGCCTGCTGATCATGGCGACGTCCCTGTACCAGTTCGAGCAACGCGGCGCCGACTTCGCCGTGGTGTACGTGGTGCTGCACATCGGACGTCCCTTGGTGCTGCGGCCGTTGTTACGGGAGCACGAGAAGGTACGGGCGCTCTACACCCGCCTGGCCATCTGGGCCAGCATCTCGGGCGTCATCTGGCTGGCCGGGGCGGCGATGGGCGGAAACCACCGGTTGGCCCTTTGGTCGATCGCCATCACCGTGGACATGGTCGTGGCGCGGATCAGATGGCCGGTACCCGGCATGGGCCGACCACCGACCAGCGCGTGGGCGATGGCGAGCAGCCGATACCTCCCCGAGCGCTACCAGCAACTTTTGTTGATCGCGCTCGGCGAGACGGTGCTGTCCATCGGCCTCGCCTACGCCAACAACCCCGCCACGCTCGCCGCGAAGGCGGCCCTGGTGGTCACATTCATGACGTCCGTGCTGATGTGGCGGATCTACTTCTATCGCGCGGGCCAGGTGCTGGCCGAGGCGGTCGAGCTGTCGTCGAACCGGGCGGCTGCCGGCGGGATCGTCGGCGTGGCCCATCTGCTCATGGTGCTTGGCATCACCGTGGCCGCGGCTGGCTCAGAGATCGTGTTGGCGCATCCGTCCGGGCCCTCCAAACCGGCCTGGCTCGTGGTCATCCTCGGCGGGCCGGCGCTCTTCCTGTTCGGTCGTAGTCGGCTGGAACGGGTCGTCTTCAACCGGCTCGCCGTGCGCCGGCTCGTCGGTATCGGCGTTCTGGTCCTGCTGGCGCCGCCGCTGTTGTTCGGCCCACCGCTACTCGCGGCCATTGTCGCTGCGGTCGTGCTGCTCGGGGTCGCCGTTGCGGACGCTCGACGCGCCGCCGGCCAGCCACCGGAGGCCCCGTCCCCGTCCGCCTAA
- a CDS encoding carboxypeptidase regulatory-like domain-containing protein, whose amino-acid sequence MGPNRRAQLRRLLPGHRRAWSAAGIFSVWSSGNTTPYAACDTVSSPGSAESAYSVGAYAADGTLASFSRKGEGEGGRIKPEISAPGVTVRSSYPNNSYTEMSGTSMAAPHVAGAVADLWSYDPTLIGQVEQTRRLLAESAVDVDDTECGGTAEANNKYGEGRLDLVRLLELAPRQGGTLTGVVTANGAPVPAAEVTISGPFSRSIGTDKDGRFTTILPVGDYQLSTKVFGYLTATANVTISFGQDTSVKLPLTAAAKHDISGRVVDDKKQPVQNADVSVKDTPLKPVRTDANGAFTISGVPEGGYTLTIKPNACFSPATVPLTVGAQNESPEIPVGLVVGKGGYSCAVSEGEYLRGTDPVAFTSGVWATVKLPFPVALYNGSHDTLGISLRGVISPDTTTGPGSGGAGVFPFYVQTPVEFAPGGGVFTAATKVSGEDAFVVEFRNAKLWAYPTRSEYTEPVSYSATLTRSGTVILGYGDGTGTDDPVTAGAHAVTGIQGWAGVDGIRFSDSAPLLRDGMVVTYDMPDFGYLDATVVDKNDGLPVAGAKVSFTNKSGLVEAVTTNGTGIVHRQLPVGDYTMTVDAPDYTTAAYPFSLDKLYAEAKIDARLTTGVAGLKADGLDALLGTDQNGVGSLTLTNNGSAPLTYDLGEAARHPELDAAGATGRTGTGAASTIDLTAWKTGASGMKPSSVDGKAATAKAAEAQAAGKVGTTSGGVVIARIAIPGQIDKKEPTGIGYDGDVWVHDYNARTNTAYTVTGKPTGKVFDASWNPAYRAFDMALDTKTGDMCQMEDSPASYIHCFDRETGKETRQIKGDWSTLQLTGLAYDPAEDVFYVGGRANGMIGTVAGTSHDNLGALLSFCAPPLPEVMGLAYNQASDTIWYTDLTSNRPTRLLQVDPDDCSLVNAWWFPGQKAGQGGGLETDSTGALWAADQVADDIVLVDVEDDLLTDLPWLSLSSTGGTLAPGQSTTVKVSISSKGVKPGVLGANIVVRSDSGRQSKTYVPVTLTTTKYQVGGNAGGPSFTDGYGYTWSGDQASRNGAWGYEGKTKVTSTKARIDGTTDDTLFQSQRTTHDKQLFYRFPDAPKGTYAIDLGFAEIEKVAKGKRVFDVLVDGTLTEYAYDPAAAVGPNTADWRTAVVKHEGGPLTVELRGSKGLKAPTIAALRVTLDPRADAAEPEPEPEQPEPGPVPVAPAGRSYSMKVTDGLYRQGTEESGWHGDDVCGVLWFDSSFLFPFYDTAWDGVCVTTNGQLIFDQASAVGNNTELPSPYTFDAIYPLWDDLVVDDQADIYFGTTEVDGLAAEVIEWRNATFYSDNAARVSFSVTLIADGRIQIGYGDGVGGDNPLTRGSSATVGVESLTRNPASQYSFDQPILKAGLGLEFTLPAAGTIEGTVTDKNDGKPIEGAIVTLTGPSGERVITTDAKGRWKAQALVGENTVQVGAPNYVTANHSVTIGKKDQAEVVDTALTMGVATVTGGGSAWLLD is encoded by the coding sequence GTGGGGCCAAACCGTCGAGCACAGCTTCGACGACTTCTTCCAGGCCATCGACGAGCCTGGAGCGCCGCGGGCATCTTCAGCGTCTGGTCATCGGGCAACACCACGCCGTACGCCGCCTGCGACACCGTCTCCTCGCCCGGCTCCGCCGAGAGCGCCTACTCCGTCGGCGCCTACGCGGCGGACGGCACGCTCGCGTCGTTCTCCCGCAAGGGCGAGGGTGAAGGTGGCCGGATCAAGCCCGAGATCTCCGCTCCCGGCGTGACCGTCCGGTCCTCCTACCCGAACAACAGTTACACCGAGATGTCCGGCACCTCGATGGCGGCACCCCACGTCGCCGGCGCCGTCGCCGACCTGTGGAGCTATGACCCGACCCTCATCGGGCAGGTCGAGCAGACCCGCCGCCTGCTCGCCGAGTCGGCCGTCGACGTCGACGACACCGAGTGCGGCGGCACCGCCGAGGCCAACAACAAGTACGGCGAAGGCCGACTCGACCTCGTCCGCCTGCTCGAGCTCGCGCCTCGGCAGGGCGGCACCCTCACCGGTGTCGTCACCGCCAACGGCGCCCCGGTCCCCGCCGCCGAGGTGACGATCAGTGGGCCGTTCAGCCGGTCGATCGGAACCGACAAGGACGGCCGGTTCACGACGATCCTCCCGGTCGGCGACTACCAGCTCAGCACCAAGGTCTTCGGCTACCTGACCGCGACCGCCAACGTCACGATCTCCTTCGGCCAGGACACCTCCGTCAAGCTGCCGCTCACGGCCGCCGCGAAGCACGACATCAGCGGCCGGGTCGTCGACGACAAGAAACAGCCCGTCCAGAACGCCGACGTGTCCGTCAAGGACACGCCGCTGAAGCCGGTACGCACCGATGCCAACGGCGCGTTCACGATCAGCGGTGTCCCCGAGGGCGGGTACACACTGACCATCAAGCCCAACGCCTGCTTCTCGCCCGCGACCGTCCCGCTGACCGTCGGCGCGCAGAACGAGTCGCCCGAGATCCCCGTCGGGCTCGTCGTCGGCAAGGGCGGCTACAGCTGCGCCGTCTCCGAAGGCGAGTACCTGCGCGGCACCGACCCGGTCGCGTTCACCAGCGGCGTGTGGGCGACGGTGAAGCTGCCGTTCCCGGTCGCGCTCTACAACGGCAGCCACGACACCCTCGGTATCAGCCTGCGTGGCGTGATCTCCCCGGACACCACGACCGGACCCGGCAGCGGCGGTGCGGGCGTGTTCCCGTTCTACGTCCAGACCCCCGTCGAGTTCGCCCCCGGCGGGGGAGTCTTCACGGCAGCCACCAAGGTCAGCGGTGAGGACGCGTTCGTCGTCGAGTTCCGCAACGCCAAGCTCTGGGCCTATCCGACCCGGTCGGAGTACACGGAGCCGGTCAGCTATTCGGCCACACTCACCCGCTCCGGCACCGTGATCCTCGGGTACGGCGACGGCACCGGGACCGACGACCCGGTGACCGCCGGCGCCCACGCCGTCACCGGCATCCAGGGCTGGGCCGGCGTCGACGGCATCCGGTTCTCCGACAGCGCCCCGCTGTTGCGCGACGGGATGGTCGTCACCTACGACATGCCTGACTTCGGGTACCTCGACGCGACCGTCGTCGACAAGAACGACGGGCTACCGGTGGCCGGGGCCAAGGTCTCCTTCACGAACAAGTCTGGGCTCGTCGAGGCCGTCACGACCAACGGCACCGGCATCGTGCATCGCCAGCTTCCGGTCGGCGACTACACCATGACCGTCGACGCGCCGGACTACACGACCGCGGCATACCCCTTCTCCCTCGACAAGCTCTACGCCGAGGCCAAGATCGACGCGCGTCTGACCACGGGTGTCGCCGGCCTGAAGGCCGACGGCCTCGACGCGCTGTTGGGCACCGACCAGAACGGTGTGGGCTCGCTGACGCTGACCAACAACGGTTCCGCCCCCCTCACCTACGACCTGGGCGAGGCCGCACGCCACCCCGAGCTTGACGCCGCCGGCGCCACCGGGCGCACCGGGACGGGTGCGGCCAGCACGATCGACCTCACCGCCTGGAAGACCGGCGCGAGCGGCATGAAGCCGTCGAGCGTCGACGGCAAGGCTGCGACGGCGAAGGCCGCGGAAGCACAGGCGGCTGGCAAGGTCGGCACGACCTCCGGCGGAGTCGTCATCGCCCGGATCGCCATCCCGGGTCAGATCGACAAGAAGGAGCCCACCGGCATCGGGTACGACGGCGACGTCTGGGTCCACGACTACAACGCGCGGACCAACACCGCCTACACGGTGACGGGCAAGCCGACCGGGAAGGTCTTCGACGCGTCGTGGAACCCCGCGTACCGGGCGTTCGACATGGCGCTCGACACCAAGACCGGTGACATGTGCCAGATGGAGGACAGCCCGGCCAGCTACATCCACTGCTTCGACCGGGAGACCGGGAAGGAGACCCGGCAGATCAAGGGCGACTGGTCCACGCTGCAGCTGACCGGACTCGCCTACGACCCGGCGGAGGACGTGTTCTACGTCGGCGGCCGGGCGAACGGCATGATCGGAACCGTGGCCGGGACGTCGCACGACAACCTGGGTGCGCTGCTGTCCTTCTGCGCCCCGCCGCTGCCCGAGGTGATGGGCCTGGCCTACAACCAGGCGTCCGACACCATCTGGTACACCGACCTCACCTCGAACAGGCCCACCCGCCTGCTGCAGGTCGACCCCGACGACTGCTCGCTGGTGAACGCGTGGTGGTTCCCGGGCCAGAAGGCGGGCCAGGGCGGCGGCCTCGAGACCGACTCGACCGGGGCGCTGTGGGCGGCGGACCAGGTCGCCGACGACATCGTGCTGGTCGACGTCGAGGACGACCTGCTCACCGACCTGCCGTGGCTGTCGCTCTCCTCGACCGGCGGCACCCTCGCCCCGGGTCAGTCGACGACCGTCAAGGTGTCGATCTCCTCGAAGGGCGTCAAGCCCGGAGTCCTCGGCGCGAACATCGTGGTCAGGTCCGACTCCGGACGCCAGTCCAAGACCTACGTCCCGGTGACGCTCACGACCACGAAGTACCAGGTCGGCGGCAACGCCGGCGGCCCATCGTTCACCGACGGTTACGGCTACACCTGGTCCGGCGACCAGGCGTCCCGCAACGGGGCGTGGGGCTATGAGGGGAAGACGAAGGTCACCTCCACGAAGGCTCGGATCGACGGTACGACGGACGACACCCTGTTCCAGTCGCAGCGCACCACGCACGACAAGCAGTTGTTCTACCGCTTCCCCGACGCGCCCAAGGGCACCTACGCGATCGATCTCGGGTTCGCCGAGATCGAGAAGGTGGCCAAGGGCAAGCGGGTGTTCGACGTTCTCGTGGACGGAACGCTGACGGAGTACGCGTACGACCCGGCCGCGGCCGTGGGGCCGAACACCGCCGACTGGCGCACCGCCGTCGTGAAGCACGAGGGCGGTCCGCTGACGGTGGAGCTGCGGGGTTCGAAGGGCCTGAAGGCCCCGACCATTGCCGCGCTGCGTGTGACGCTCGACCCGCGCGCAGACGCGGCGGAGCCGGAGCCCGAGCCCGAGCAACCGGAGCCGGGCCCCGTGCCGGTGGCCCCCGCCGGTCGCTCGTACTCGATGAAGGTGACCGACGGGCTCTACCGCCAGGGCACGGAAGAGTCCGGGTGGCACGGCGATGACGTCTGCGGCGTGCTGTGGTTCGATTCCAGCTTCCTGTTCCCGTTCTACGACACGGCCTGGGACGGCGTGTGTGTGACGACGAACGGCCAGCTGATCTTCGACCAGGCCAGCGCCGTGGGGAACAACACGGAGCTGCCCTCGCCATACACGTTCGACGCGATCTATCCGCTCTGGGACGACCTCGTCGTCGACGACCAGGCGGACATCTACTTCGGCACCACCGAGGTGGACGGCCTGGCCGCTGAGGTCATCGAGTGGCGCAACGCCACCTTCTACAGCGACAACGCGGCCCGGGTGAGCTTCTCGGTCACCCTGATCGCGGACGGCCGCATCCAGATCGGGTACGGCGACGGCGTCGGCGGCGACAACCCCCTCACCCGCGGGTCGTCGGCAACGGTCGGCGTGGAGAGCCTGACGCGCAACCCCGCGAGCCAGTACTCCTTCGACCAGCCCATCCTGAAGGCCGGCCTGGGCCTGGAGTTCACCCTTCCGGCCGCGGGCACGATCGAGGGCACGGTCACCGACAAGAACGACGGCAAGCCGATCGAGGGCGCGATCGTCACGCTCACGGGGCCGAGCGGTGAGCGGGTCATCACGACCGACGCGAAGGGCCGGTGGAAGGCCCAGGCGCTGGTCGGCGAGAACACCGTGCAGGTCGGGGCGCCGAACTACGTCACCGCCAACCACTCCGTGACCATCGGCAAGAAGGATCAGGCCGAGGTGGTCGACACGGCGTTGACCATGGGCGTCGCCACTGTCACCGGAGGTGGCTCCGCCTGGCTCCTCGACTAG
- a CDS encoding AAA family ATPase: MKTVTSWHGASMIPQRESPRCTCARAAKSEIITHARPLAEDDRTSPTVSTPHFVGRDREMAALRGALARPPAIVLVEGEAGIGKSRLLREWLAAPDQRTALVSVCPPLRESLTLGPIVDAFRGIDRPVSRLRLTELAGALRAPVP, from the coding sequence TTGAAGACGGTCACCTCTTGGCACGGCGCCTCGATGATCCCGCAACGCGAGTCGCCGCGATGTACTTGCGCCCGAGCAGCGAAAAGCGAGATCATCACGCATGCTCGACCCCTCGCCGAGGACGACCGGACTTCACCGACGGTTTCTACGCCGCATTTCGTGGGTCGTGATCGGGAGATGGCGGCGCTCCGGGGCGCCTTGGCCCGGCCACCGGCGATCGTGCTGGTGGAGGGTGAGGCAGGGATCGGCAAGAGCCGACTGCTGCGAGAGTGGTTGGCCGCGCCGGACCAGCGCACCGCCTTGGTCTCGGTGTGCCCACCGCTTCGCGAGTCGCTGACGTTGGGGCCGATCGTCGACGCGTTCCGTGGGATCGATCGGCCGGTGTCGCGCTTGCGGCTCACCGAGCTCGCCGGTGCGTTACGGGCCCCTGTTCCCTGA
- a CDS encoding LuxR family transcriptional regulator, which yields MHLLAGRALEDIHPPPVARLARHFREAGETQSWARYAEQGAELAMASGDHTKAVDLLVDLLSWAVLPPADRARVARIAGVAALGRREPVDEVYHRVIRTLRSVLETPGLSARQQAEIRNPLGRLLITGGEAQAALSELEQAVANLDHDPVEAARAMTYLGWAYAGPWPASTHRRWLDRAGELTAEFDSPAERLNLAGNRAAALLMLGEEEAWDVVAGLPIDGATSAERLDVARIHANVGTGALIWGRYADAEEHLAVAMRRGDTPGRPVRQRTAWPHGACASRRPHRMPRPAARQSRRPRARGDGIRAGGARLERAAAPLRRHARPRASSRGAHQGQIEQGRELLAAQYEHLFRLGARGDADRVAQRLREHGAEVPRLWRGGRRGYGDQLSPRELDVVQLVVAGKTNREISRILAKSPTTVDQQLRAAMRKLKVSSRTALAARQWRPECSQKRTPSMSRHENDVSAGQLRSLVAQSMTP from the coding sequence TTGCACCTGCTGGCCGGCCGGGCGCTGGAGGACATCCATCCGCCGCCTGTCGCACGCCTCGCCCGCCACTTCCGTGAGGCGGGCGAGACGCAGTCCTGGGCGCGGTACGCCGAGCAGGGTGCCGAGCTGGCCATGGCCTCGGGTGACCACACCAAGGCGGTCGATTTGCTGGTCGATCTGTTGTCGTGGGCTGTGTTGCCGCCGGCGGATCGGGCCCGAGTCGCGCGCATCGCCGGAGTAGCCGCACTGGGCCGTCGTGAACCGGTCGACGAGGTCTACCACCGCGTGATCCGTACCTTGCGCTCGGTGCTGGAGACCCCCGGTCTCTCCGCCCGCCAGCAGGCCGAGATCCGCAACCCCCTGGGTCGGCTCCTCATCACCGGGGGTGAGGCGCAGGCCGCACTCAGCGAGCTGGAGCAGGCGGTGGCCAACCTCGACCATGACCCGGTCGAGGCGGCTCGGGCCATGACCTATCTGGGATGGGCCTATGCGGGACCGTGGCCGGCGTCGACTCATCGGCGTTGGCTGGATCGCGCCGGCGAGCTGACCGCCGAGTTCGATTCTCCCGCTGAGCGGTTGAACCTGGCCGGCAACCGAGCCGCGGCGTTGCTCATGCTCGGCGAAGAGGAGGCCTGGGACGTCGTCGCCGGCCTGCCCATCGACGGCGCGACCTCGGCGGAGCGTCTCGACGTGGCCCGCATCCACGCGAATGTCGGGACCGGCGCACTGATCTGGGGTCGGTACGCCGACGCGGAGGAACACCTCGCCGTGGCTATGCGCCGCGGCGACACGCCTGGGCGACCAGTTCGCCAGAGGACTGCGTGGCCGCACGGCGCCTGCGCCTCGCGCCGCCCTCACCGTATGCCGCGCCCTGCTGCTCGCCAAAGCCGGAGACCACGCGCGCGCGGCGACGGCATACGAGCGGGCGGCGCGCGCCTGGAGCGCGCTGCCGCGCCCCTACGACGCCATGCTCGCCCGCGAGCGTCAAGCCGAGGCGCTCATCAGGGCCAGATCGAACAAGGCCGAGAGCTGCTGGCCGCGCAGTACGAGCACCTGTTCCGGCTCGGCGCCCGCGGCGATGCGGACCGTGTCGCACAGCGGCTTCGCGAACACGGCGCCGAGGTCCCGCGATTGTGGCGCGGCGGCCGACGAGGGTACGGCGACCAGCTCTCACCTCGCGAGCTCGACGTGGTCCAGCTGGTCGTCGCCGGCAAGACGAACCGCGAGATCAGCCGGATCCTGGCCAAGTCGCCGACCACGGTGGATCAACAGCTGCGTGCGGCGATGCGCAAGCTGAAGGTGTCCTCCCGGACCGCGCTCGCGGCAAGGCAGTGGAGGCCGGAGTGTTCGCAGAAGAGGACTCCCTCGATGTCTCGTCATGAAAATGACGTATCCGCTGGACAGCTAAGGTCACTCGTCGCCCAGAGCATGACTCCATGA
- a CDS encoding glycoside hydrolase family 3 N-terminal domain-containing protein, whose translation MNRVRLPRRLLLTGAGSAAVAALTACTGQAAVPTSAPTSGAVRPPAGRADETALRRKIASLLVVGFRGDRVNHNDWIVRAIRAGLGGVILFDRDLETKSERNIRSPQQVTALINDLKGASPGRLIVSIDQEGGRTTRLNPSNGFPATKSQAEIGAENSLTATRDWARGLVASLTRIGVNLNYTPVVDLNVNPESRAIGKLDRSFSANPDVVVSNATEEIRVHRAAGVKTVLKHFPGSGSAAGNTDFEVVDVGDTWRPIELEPFRRLIETGLADSVMAAHVLNKQLDPDRPASLSQAVVTNLLRGDLGWQGPVVTDDMQAVAITRRFGSAEAVHLALQAGVDLLVFANQQVYDPNVVDKTLDTVVSLIRRGQLTEARIDQSVDRVDSLRPKR comes from the coding sequence GTGAACAGGGTGCGCCTGCCTCGCCGGCTGCTGCTCACCGGAGCTGGTTCGGCCGCTGTGGCCGCGCTCACTGCCTGCACCGGCCAAGCGGCCGTGCCCACGTCGGCGCCGACCAGCGGCGCCGTTCGGCCCCCCGCCGGGCGGGCGGATGAGACGGCGCTCCGGCGGAAGATCGCCAGCCTGTTGGTCGTGGGCTTCCGCGGAGACCGCGTGAATCACAACGACTGGATTGTCAGGGCCATCCGAGCGGGTCTCGGTGGGGTAATTCTGTTCGACCGCGACCTGGAGACCAAGTCCGAGCGCAACATCCGCTCTCCGCAACAGGTCACCGCTCTGATCAATGACCTCAAGGGCGCCTCGCCGGGCCGGCTCATCGTGTCGATCGATCAGGAAGGGGGCCGAACGACCCGGCTCAACCCCAGCAACGGCTTCCCGGCAACGAAGTCGCAGGCCGAGATCGGCGCGGAGAACTCTCTTACGGCGACACGTGATTGGGCGCGAGGGCTTGTCGCGAGCCTCACCCGGATCGGTGTCAACCTCAACTACACGCCAGTTGTGGACCTGAACGTCAACCCCGAGAGCCGGGCGATCGGGAAACTGGACCGTAGCTTCTCGGCCAATCCCGACGTGGTGGTCAGCAACGCCACCGAGGAGATCCGGGTCCATCGGGCTGCCGGGGTGAAGACCGTGCTGAAGCACTTTCCGGGTTCCGGCAGCGCCGCCGGCAACACCGACTTCGAGGTCGTCGATGTCGGCGACACGTGGCGGCCGATCGAGCTGGAGCCGTTTCGACGACTGATCGAGACTGGCCTCGCGGACTCGGTGATGGCCGCGCACGTGCTGAACAAGCAGCTGGACCCGGACCGGCCGGCGTCTCTGTCGCAGGCGGTGGTGACGAACCTGCTCCGCGGTGATCTTGGCTGGCAGGGGCCAGTGGTCACCGACGACATGCAGGCCGTAGCCATCACCCGCCGCTTCGGCTCCGCAGAGGCGGTCCACCTGGCGCTGCAAGCGGGTGTCGACCTCCTCGTCTTCGCCAACCAGCAGGTGTATGACCCGAACGTCGTCGACAAGACGTTGGACACGGTGGTTTCACTGATCCGTCGAGGCCAGCTCACCGAGGCTCGCATCGACCAGTCCGTCGACCGGGTCGATTCGCTGCGTCCAAAACGCTGA